A genome region from Clostridium pasteurianum includes the following:
- a CDS encoding PLDc N-terminal domain-containing protein, with protein sequence MSEFSEYLPFLIPLAIIEIVLAVTALIHVLRHPNYRFGNKIMWIIVVLIFEFIGPIVYFTIGRGDD encoded by the coding sequence ATGAGTGAATTTTCAGAGTATTTACCTTTTTTAATTCCACTTGCTATTATAGAAATTGTTCTGGCAGTTACAGCTCTTATTCATGTATTAAGGCATCCTAATTACCGCTTTGGAAATAAAATAATGTGGATAATAGTAGTGCTGATTTTTGAATTTATAGGTCCTATTGTTTATTTTACAATAGGTAGAGGTGATGACTAA
- a CDS encoding helix-turn-helix domain-containing protein — MKEINLAKVLVNKRREKGITQEELANYIGVSKASVSKWETGLSYPDIVFLPQLAAYFNISVDELIGYEPQMTKEDIKRLYHKLAADFAEKPFDEVKGHCHKIIKKYYSCFPLLLQMGILLLNHSLLLKDRDEQIALLDEAKELFIRVKLESEDVELARQALNLEAACCLYNADPKGALELLDDSNNRIMMPNETIIATAYQMLGKNENAKEILQISMYQYILSLIDAFSLYSTFYIDDKEKYEEIFHRVFTITKAFNMEKLHPTFLLKVYICAAQGYASLGEQDRALDILNKYTEISIGDIYPIKLHGDDFFDLLDDWLLQLDLGIKPVTDEKTIKQNMLNSVIGNPNFAVLKDNSRFKSIVEKLKNNCEEA; from the coding sequence ATGAAAGAAATAAATTTAGCAAAGGTGCTTGTAAATAAAAGAAGAGAAAAGGGAATAACACAGGAGGAACTTGCAAATTATATAGGTGTCTCAAAGGCATCAGTCTCAAAGTGGGAGACAGGTTTAAGCTACCCTGATATTGTTTTTTTGCCACAGCTTGCAGCATATTTTAACATTAGTGTTGATGAGCTAATTGGATATGAACCTCAAATGACAAAAGAGGATATAAAAAGGCTTTATCATAAACTAGCTGCAGATTTTGCGGAAAAACCATTTGATGAGGTTAAAGGACACTGCCATAAAATTATAAAAAAATATTATTCATGTTTTCCACTGCTGCTTCAAATGGGAATTCTTCTACTCAATCATAGTTTGCTTTTAAAAGATAGAGATGAGCAAATAGCTTTATTAGATGAGGCAAAGGAGCTTTTCATAAGAGTAAAGTTGGAAAGTGAGGATGTAGAATTAGCGAGACAGGCATTGAATTTAGAAGCTGCATGCTGCTTATATAATGCTGATCCCAAAGGTGCACTTGAACTATTAGATGATTCAAACAATAGGATAATGATGCCTAATGAAACCATAATAGCAACGGCATATCAAATGCTTGGCAAAAATGAAAATGCCAAAGAAATCTTGCAAATTAGTATGTATCAGTATATTTTGAGTTTAATTGATGCATTTAGCCTCTACAGTACTTTTTATATTGATGATAAAGAAAAATATGAAGAAATATTCCATAGAGTTTTTACAATTACAAAAGCTTTTAATATGGAAAAACTTCATCCAACATTTTTGTTAAAGGTATATATATGTGCAGCACAAGGTTATGCAAGCTTAGGAGAGCAGGATAGAGCTTTAGATATATTAAATAAATACACAGAAATCTCAATAGGCGATATTTATCCAATTAAGCTGCATGGAGATGATTTCTTTGACTTATTAGATGACTGGCTATTACAGCTTGATCTTGGAATAAAGCCTGTAACTGATGAAAAAACTATAAAACAAAACATGCTTAATTCCGTAATAGGTAATCCAAATTTTGCAGTGCTTAAAGATAATTCTCGCTTTAAAAGTATAGTAGAAAAGCTAAAAAATAATTGCGAGGAGGCATAA
- a CDS encoding sensor domain-containing diguanylate cyclase, with product MKFLYKFTLILGAVVAFCCIIQFWVFNRFFVSNNNSLLLSINERESENINMQLSENFRKIENSLKIVAANDEVRNSQELIDKFNSTAPEIDVITILDSKGNILHVSGNKYNPTVSNLAYRDYFKKAITGKTYISDIFTTQRGSKVVTISVPVVNENRIDGVVVGTVKLQGTSLASMFDNKKFGKNGYISILDSKGYIVYHPDKKRIGKKSVIFSKLNGKSGSKIEKDFSGKDQFIGYSKIPNLNWSVIVSTPTAEVMKSRNIVNYETLLMSIILGVLITLLGAYTVRRYTKPLDQLIFSFNSLKDGKYKKIDSSNYKEEFHEMVKVYNNTIARLEEEYSELEEAANIDSLTGALNRRAFDNLLSDVRHEINICSLESLGIILLDVDHFKGLNDTCGHLAGDKVLKRLAEIMKSAAGKKSVFRFGGDEFVIVLRNISDEKLVSIAEEIRLSGEVFLAGCTVSIGVSRFPKDTHSVDELLEFADKALYASKKSKNKVTMYS from the coding sequence ATGAAATTTTTATATAAATTTACATTGATTTTAGGCGCTGTAGTTGCTTTTTGTTGTATTATTCAATTTTGGGTGTTTAATAGATTTTTTGTTTCTAATAATAATTCATTGTTATTAAGTATTAATGAAAGGGAATCAGAAAATATTAATATGCAGCTTTCAGAAAACTTTCGCAAAATAGAAAACTCCTTAAAGATAGTTGCAGCAAATGATGAAGTTAGAAACAGTCAGGAACTTATAGATAAATTTAATAGTACTGCACCTGAAATAGATGTAATAACTATTCTTGATTCAAAAGGAAACATTTTACATGTATCTGGTAATAAATATAATCCAACGGTTTCAAATTTAGCTTACAGGGATTATTTTAAAAAAGCTATTACTGGTAAAACCTATATAAGTGATATTTTTACAACGCAAAGGGGCTCTAAAGTAGTTACAATATCAGTTCCAGTTGTAAATGAAAATAGAATTGATGGGGTAGTTGTTGGGACTGTCAAATTACAAGGTACTTCATTAGCATCAATGTTTGATAATAAAAAGTTTGGAAAAAATGGATATATTTCCATTCTCGATAGCAAGGGTTATATTGTCTATCATCCTGATAAAAAAAGGATTGGAAAGAAGTCTGTAATTTTTAGCAAGTTAAATGGAAAATCAGGTTCAAAAATTGAAAAAGATTTTTCGGGAAAGGATCAATTTATTGGCTATAGTAAAATACCAAATTTAAATTGGAGTGTGATTGTTAGTACACCAACTGCAGAGGTAATGAAAAGTAGAAATATTGTAAATTATGAGACACTGTTAATGTCAATTATACTAGGCGTTTTAATTACTTTACTTGGGGCGTATACAGTAAGACGTTATACTAAACCTTTAGATCAGCTAATTTTTTCATTTAATTCTTTGAAGGATGGAAAGTACAAAAAAATTGATTCGAGTAATTATAAAGAAGAGTTTCATGAAATGGTTAAGGTTTATAATAATACAATTGCAAGATTAGAAGAGGAATATAGTGAACTTGAAGAGGCTGCAAATATAGATTCATTAACAGGAGCTCTTAATAGGCGAGCTTTTGATAATCTTTTGAGTGATGTTAGGCATGAAATAAATATTTGTAGTTTAGAGAGTTTAGGAATTATTCTACTAGATGTTGATCATTTTAAGGGTTTAAATGATACGTGCGGACATTTGGCTGGTGATAAAGTACTTAAGAGGCTCGCTGAAATAATGAAGTCTGCTGCAGGAAAGAAATCTGTATTTAGATTTGGCGGAGATGAATTTGTGATTGTACTTAGAAACATTTCAGATGAAAAACTGGTATCTATTGCAGAAGAGATTCGATTAAGTGGTGAAGTGTTTTTAGCCGGTTGTACTGTGAGTATTGGTGTTTCTAGATTTCCTAAAGATACTCATTCTGTAGATGAATTACTAGAGTTTGCGGATAAGGCTCTTTATGCAAGTAAGAAAAGCAAAAATAAAGTAACAATGTACTCTTGA
- a CDS encoding FprA family A-type flavoprotein, which translates to MYCVRKITEDLYWIGGNDHRLALFENIHPIPYGVSYNSYLLLDDKTVLFDTVDWSICRQFIENIEKVLDGKTLDYMVINHVEPDHAACVEEIVLRYPNVKIVCTEKAFMFMHQFGFNIGEEVIKVKEGDTMSFGKHVIAFVSAPMVHWPEAMVSYDTTNGVLFSADAFGSFRALDGKLFNDEVNFDRDWIDEARRYYTNIVGKYGPHVQALLKKAGTLDIKYICPLHGLVWRNNFGYLLDKYNKWSSYEPEEKGVMIVYATMYGDTEAAASDLAVRLVKKGMTNVVMYDVSKTNVSYLISETFKYSHIVLASVTYNLKIYPPMLNYIMDMKALNLQKRTFALIENGSWAPQSGKLMHELLGEMKEMTILDSDITVSSAMKEDDAESMDNIADSIIASMDK; encoded by the coding sequence ATGTATTGTGTTAGAAAAATAACTGAAGATCTTTATTGGATTGGTGGAAATGATCACCGCCTTGCTCTATTTGAAAATATTCATCCTATTCCATATGGGGTTTCATATAATTCATATTTACTTTTAGACGATAAAACAGTATTGTTTGATACAGTAGATTGGTCAATTTGCCGTCAGTTTATTGAAAATATTGAAAAAGTTTTGGATGGTAAAACCCTAGATTATATGGTAATAAATCATGTTGAGCCGGATCATGCAGCATGCGTTGAGGAAATTGTACTGCGCTATCCTAATGTGAAAATTGTGTGCACAGAAAAGGCATTTATGTTCATGCATCAATTTGGGTTCAACATTGGTGAAGAAGTAATAAAAGTTAAAGAGGGGGACACAATGTCTTTTGGTAAGCATGTGATTGCTTTTGTATCTGCTCCAATGGTACATTGGCCAGAAGCTATGGTTTCTTATGATACTACTAATGGTGTATTATTTTCTGCTGATGCCTTTGGCTCATTTAGGGCTTTGGATGGAAAGCTATTTAATGATGAAGTGAATTTTGATCGTGATTGGATTGATGAAGCTAGAAGGTATTATACCAATATTGTAGGTAAGTATGGTCCTCATGTTCAAGCTCTTTTGAAAAAAGCAGGTACTCTTGATATTAAATATATTTGCCCACTGCACGGTTTGGTATGGCGCAATAATTTTGGATATCTACTGGATAAATATAATAAGTGGAGCAGCTATGAACCAGAAGAAAAGGGAGTAATGATTGTATATGCCACAATGTATGGTGATACAGAAGCTGCTGCCAGTGATTTAGCAGTAAGGTTAGTTAAAAAAGGAATGACAAATGTTGTTATGTATGATGTTTCTAAGACTAATGTTTCATATTTGATTTCTGAAACATTTAAATACAGCCATATAGTTCTTGCATCGGTTACTTATAACCTGAAGATTTATCCACCAATGCTTAATTATATAATGGATATGAAAGCTTTAAATCTTCAAAAACGTACATTTGCACTTATAGAAAATGGTTCATGGGCACCTCAGTCTGGAAAGTTAATGCATGAGCTTTTAGGTGAAATGAAGGAAATGACTATTTTGGACAGCGATATTACAGTAAGTTCAGCTATGAAGGAAGATGATGCTGAATCAATGGACAATATTGCTGATAGTATTATTGCTTCTATGGATAAATAA
- a CDS encoding YtxH domain-containing protein: MLREILHERKMKKIKEQKRKEAKKIAIGTFSGIAAGVASGLLFAPKSGKEARKEIAEKTSEVNSKIKGNAVNVKNNIKDKNDELKSNIAEAREKISTYLAKKKSKAAKDETSMEEASNDEENLQGDSSEDK, encoded by the coding sequence ATGCTAAGAGAAATACTACACGAGAGAAAGATGAAGAAAATCAAAGAACAAAAAAGAAAAGAAGCTAAAAAGATTGCCATAGGGACTTTTAGTGGTATAGCAGCTGGAGTAGCTAGTGGACTATTATTTGCTCCTAAGTCTGGAAAAGAAGCACGTAAGGAAATAGCCGAAAAAACTTCAGAGGTAAATTCTAAAATCAAGGGAAATGCAGTTAATGTAAAAAATAACATTAAAGATAAGAACGATGAGTTGAAATCAAATATTGCTGAAGCAAGAGAAAAGATTTCAACATACCTTGCAAAGAAGAAATCAAAAGCTGCAAAAGATGAAACTTCAATGGAAGAGGCTTCTAATGATGAAGAAAATCTACAAGGAGATAGTTCTGAAGATAAATAG
- a CDS encoding ABC transporter permease, producing the protein MTNYIAFLKKELLESVRTYKFFIILAVFFAFGMMSPLAAKLMPKLISYAQKDGMKISMPEPAAIDSWKQFFKNISGMGLISIVLVFSGILTSELSKGTLVNMLTKGLNRSTVILSKFTAMIIIWTISYALAFVMAFIYTAYLFKNHQMNNLLFSIFCLWLFGVLLLAVILLGGVLVKSGYGCLFVTGIVAAFLMFLNVFPKLQKFNPFSLTSYNVGLLTNSVKVSELKYVIFISCTLIIACVIGSITIFDKKQI; encoded by the coding sequence ATGACAAATTATATTGCATTTTTAAAAAAAGAACTTCTTGAAAGTGTGAGGACATATAAATTTTTTATTATCCTAGCTGTTTTTTTTGCATTCGGAATGATGAGTCCTCTTGCAGCAAAACTAATGCCAAAGCTTATTTCTTATGCACAAAAGGACGGAATGAAGATATCGATGCCAGAGCCAGCTGCAATTGATTCTTGGAAGCAGTTTTTTAAAAATATTTCGGGAATGGGATTAATTTCTATTGTTTTAGTGTTTAGTGGGATTTTAACAAGTGAACTGTCTAAAGGGACTTTAGTAAATATGCTTACTAAGGGCTTAAATAGAAGTACGGTTATATTATCAAAGTTTACAGCTATGATAATTATTTGGACGATAAGTTATGCTTTGGCTTTTGTAATGGCTTTTATATATACAGCATATTTATTTAAAAATCATCAAATGAATAATTTGTTGTTTTCAATATTTTGTTTATGGCTTTTCGGAGTGCTTTTATTAGCAGTAATTTTATTAGGAGGAGTTCTTGTAAAAAGTGGTTATGGGTGCCTTTTTGTAACAGGAATAGTTGCTGCATTTTTAATGTTCCTTAATGTGTTTCCTAAACTTCAAAAATTCAATCCTTTTTCTCTTACATCTTACAATGTAGGACTGCTTACGAATTCTGTAAAGGTATCAGAGCTAAAATATGTCATTTTTATTTCATGTACACTAATAATAGCTTGCGTTATAGGTTCTATTACAATATTTGATAAGAAGCAAATTTAA
- a CDS encoding helix-turn-helix domain-containing protein has protein sequence MDNYFSVQVPLAENKKIKDKFKYEEVLATSELADTVCCYWNFSSYDFSDSDIILMPDPCINVIVDLNNMKNIYILGPLDKPFKYKFTKTSRFFGIKFLPGRFSTFSAIPIKSIKNRFIPFDSKFYDLSKLSTSRLMKSDINSLQNYANEEILNSKEYNIIKNSRLNIFDSVEQIYIRKGNICISDLAQISNCSIRTLSRKYDAMIGMNPKFMCRIIRFQYTLFCYYNNLEANLTDLAIMSGYYDQSHFYKDFKEFIGISPSKLIFY, from the coding sequence ATGGATAATTATTTTTCAGTGCAAGTTCCTTTGGCAGAAAACAAAAAAATCAAAGATAAATTTAAATATGAAGAGGTACTAGCAACGTCTGAATTGGCGGATACTGTATGCTGCTATTGGAATTTTTCTTCATATGATTTTAGTGACTCAGATATTATATTAATGCCAGATCCATGCATTAATGTAATTGTAGATCTTAATAATATGAAAAACATATACATATTAGGCCCTCTTGATAAGCCATTTAAGTATAAATTTACTAAGACGTCTAGGTTTTTTGGAATAAAGTTTCTTCCGGGAAGATTTTCTACATTTTCAGCTATTCCTATTAAAAGTATTAAAAACAGGTTTATTCCATTTGATAGTAAGTTTTATGATTTAAGTAAACTTTCCACATCTAGATTAATGAAAAGTGATATTAATAGTTTGCAAAATTATGCAAATGAAGAAATTTTAAATTCTAAAGAATACAACATTATAAAAAACTCAAGGCTAAATATATTTGATTCTGTAGAACAGATATATATAAGAAAAGGAAATATATGTATATCAGATTTAGCACAAATAAGCAACTGTAGCATAAGGACACTTTCTAGAAAATATGATGCTATGATTGGAATGAATCCAAAATTCATGTGTAGAATTATAAGGTTTCAGTACACTCTTTTTTGCTATTATAATAATTTGGAAGCTAACTTGACAGACTTAGCTATAATGAGTGGCTATTATGATCAATCTCACTTTTATAAGGATTTTAAAGAATTTATTGGCATTTCTCCATCTAAATTAATTTTTTATTAA
- a CDS encoding ABC transporter ATP-binding protein, which translates to MNALEIDGLYKSFGNNTVINDLHLVIPEHSIFGFMGQNGAGKTTTMKMVLGLLKPNSGNIYVCGEKVTYGETKTNRNIGYLPDVPEFYGYMKPTEYLKLCGEITGLTKNKIKERSEKLLSLVGISNVNKKIGGFSRGMKQRLGIAQALLNEPKLLICDEPTSALDPIGRKEILDILLSVKGKTTVIFSTHILSDVERICDHVAILNKGKIALSGTLSEIKEHYRRDSFIIDFISKEDAAHFYECEELKTSKVQLKKDEYEVIVKASDIKDGGQFIIDLLSKKQIVPVKFELTEPTLESLFMEVVK; encoded by the coding sequence ATGAATGCTCTAGAGATTGATGGACTTTATAAAAGTTTTGGAAACAATACAGTAATAAATGATTTACATTTAGTAATCCCAGAACATTCAATATTTGGTTTCATGGGACAAAATGGAGCAGGAAAGACAACTACAATGAAGATGGTACTTGGGCTATTAAAGCCTAACAGTGGAAATATTTATGTGTGCGGTGAAAAGGTAACTTATGGAGAAACTAAAACTAATCGTAATATAGGATATCTTCCAGATGTTCCTGAATTTTATGGATATATGAAACCTACAGAGTATCTTAAACTTTGTGGTGAAATTACTGGACTTACAAAAAATAAAATTAAAGAAAGAAGCGAAAAGCTCCTTTCTTTAGTTGGAATTTCAAATGTAAATAAAAAAATTGGAGGTTTTTCTCGAGGTATGAAGCAGAGGCTTGGAATTGCGCAGGCACTTTTAAATGAGCCCAAACTACTAATTTGCGACGAGCCAACTTCGGCACTTGATCCAATTGGTAGAAAGGAAATTCTTGATATTTTACTGTCTGTAAAGGGAAAAACTACGGTTATATTTTCAACACATATTCTTTCTGATGTTGAACGCATTTGTGATCATGTTGCTATTTTAAATAAGGGGAAAATTGCACTTTCAGGTACTTTATCTGAGATAAAAGAGCATTACAGAAGAGACTCTTTTATTATAGATTTTATAAGTAAAGAAGATGCAGCTCATTTTTATGAATGTGAAGAATTGAAAACTTCAAAAGTACAGCTAAAAAAAGATGAATATGAGGTTATAGTTAAAGCTTCAGATATAAAAGATGGTGGTCAGTTTATAATTGACTTATTATCAAAAAAGCAAATTGTGCCAGTTAAATTTGAATTAACGGAGCCAACACTAGAAAGTTTGTTCATGGAGGTAGTAAAATGA